In one Lolium rigidum isolate FL_2022 chromosome 3, APGP_CSIRO_Lrig_0.1, whole genome shotgun sequence genomic region, the following are encoded:
- the LOC124700423 gene encoding uncharacterized protein LOC124700423, which produces MSQRPGRHQRRASQSVFSLPENFASLDDVPADGGEQRKPAAADASSEQQPARPAGGRHRRTMSMAVTASRDLDMIAEDIGNYKYGA; this is translated from the coding sequence ATGTCGCAGAGGCCGGGGAGgcaccagaggagggcgtcgcagaGCGTCTTCTCGCTGCCGGAGAACTTCGCTAGCCTCGACGacgtgccggcggacggcggcgagcAGCGGAAGCCCGCGGCGGCGGACGCCTCGTCCGAGCAGCAGCCGGCGAGGCCGGCCGGTGGGCGCCACCGCAGGACCATGTCGATGGCCGTCACCGCCTCCAGGGACCTGGACATGATCGCCGAGGACATCGGCAACTACAAGTACGGTGCTTGA